GCATCGGCCTGGTGCTCGAGGCCGGCGAGCGTTTTGGTGAGAAGATGCCCGGCATGGCGAGCCTGCTGGTGAGCACGGTGGTGGGCGCAACACTCATCAACGAGCTGATTACTCCCTTTGCGGTTCGCCACGCGCTCTTTCGCGCCGGCGAGGCGAAGAGCCAGCACGAACTCTTCCCCGCTCCTGCCCGTCCCCACAGTCACCGGCATCACAAAAAACGGCACGCCAGGAGGCGTGCCGCTTCGGGTCATACGTTCAGGAAAGACTAGGCAGTGATCGGCTCGTTGGCCATTTCCACTGCCCCATAGTGGCGCAGGTAGCGGAAGTGCGCCTTGACGCCTTCGCTGAAGGTGCCGAAAACGTGGTAGGGATAGCCAAATTCCTTGGCCGTCTCTTCCACGATCGGGGCGATTCTCTTGTAGTGGACGTGACAGATCTTCGGGAACAGGTGGTGCTCGATCTGGTAGTTGAGCCCGCCCACGGTCCAGTCGAAGAAGCGGCTTCCCATGGAAAAGTTGGCCGAGGTGCGAAGCTGCACGCCCGCCCAGGAATCATGGACCTTGCCGTCGGCATCGGCCTCGATCACTTCGACGTCCTCGACCGTGTGTGCCACCGCGAAGACGATGGCCAGTATGAAACCGGCCACCAGGTGCATGATGAGAAAGCCCACGACGATGTGCCACCACGGGTTGGGCAGCCACACGATCGGGAATACGAGAAACATTCCGTAGTGCAGCAGCTTCACGCCGGCGAGGATGAAATACTCGGCAACGGGCACCTTGGGCTTCTTGTAGCGCACGTGAACCGGGCGCGAGATGTGCTGGTAGTCTTTTGCGAAAACCCACACCAGCGAGACCAGCGAGTAGAGGAACGGCGCATAGATGTGCTGGTAGCGGTGGTACCACTTCTTGTTCTCCTGAATGTCGAAGAAGCGAAGAAAGGGCGCCGGATGCAGATCGCCATCGGCGTAGGGGATGTTCGTGTAGGTGTGGTGGATGATGTTGTGGGTGATGTTCCAGTTGTAGGCGTGGACACCGACCAGGGAGAAACTGTGGGCCAGCAGCCGGTTCAGGCGCTTGTTGCCGGTGAAACCGCCGTGGCTGGCATCGTGGGCGACGTTGAAACCGATCATGGCGACCGAGAATCCGGTCACCGCCCACAGAAGCCACATGATCGCCACGGGCGGCTGGGCAAACATGATAAGCGCCCACGATCCGTAGAACGTGGTGAAAAAGACAATCGTCTTGAGGATCATGAAGGCGTTGGCGTGCTTGGAGAGATTGTTCTCCTCGAAATACGCATCAACGCGCTGGAAGAGGACCTTTCTGAACTGGTCCCCGTCGGGTGCTACAAATGTTACTTTTCCGTCCATTCCCCTGATGTGCCGCCTTTCAGTGCTGCCGTTCTGACAGGACAAGAGTTACTGACTCCACTCCCGAAACTCACAGATGTGCCAAGCGCGTGCGCTTGCTTGCGCGGACCGCGGCTAGTCCGCCCCTGATCTGCCGTTCGGAAATTGCGCTGATTGTAACGCTCGAAAACTCTTGTCCTGCTGTCTTCGCGCTGTTGCAAAATCGACTAAAAGCATACTTGAAAGCGCTCGTAAAGTCCCGTTACAACTTGGGAAATCGGCCAAACCCGGCTGCACCGGCCTCTCGTGGCATTCTGGGGAGCAAACGGCCATGCTCGGCCCATGCCCGAACTCAGCGCAAAACGATCGAGATTGCTGGCCCTGGGGGCTCTCCTGCTCTCCCTGCTCACCGAGCTCTACATGGGCTGGCGGCTCGCCGTGCGGGGCCTGGTGGCGGCCGAGGGCCACGGCGGGGCGATCATCTACCAGTATTATGAGCTCGCGGCGATCATCGTTTTCGCCCTCTCGCAGGCCGTCGCCATCGACCAGGTGCGCCGGGGTAGTCCGCGCTTTTTCGGCTGGGCCGTGCCACCGGCGCTCTTCGCCATTGCGGTGGGGATTGTTACCTGGGCGCGCTACGGGGTGTCCTGGCTGTTTTTTACCCACACCCTGCGCGGCTCCCTTCTGCTGGGGGCGGCGATGATCCATCTGCGCACGCTCGAAGCGCAGGCGTCCGAGAGCGAGGCCGCACTGCCTTGACCGCCGAGCGGGCCCTCCGGTATTGCGATGGCCTGCCGACCAATGAAACTTTCCGGGGAGAGACACCTGACCAATGGATCTGGAACTGAGCGAAGAACAACGCCAAACGGTGGAGACCATCCGCCGCTTTCTTGAAAAAGAGATCAAACCCCACGTCGAGCGCTGGGATCACCAGAACGAGTATCCCACCGAGGCGCGCGACGCCTTCAAGGAGATGGGCCTCTACGGCGCCATCATCCCCACCGAGTACGGGGGCCTTGGCTGGGACACGGTGACCTATGCGCTGGTGATTACCGAACTGGCCGCGTGCTGGATGACGCTCTCGAGCATGATCAACACGCAGATGATCATGGCGCACTCGGTGCTCGATGCGGGCACCGAAGAGCAGAAAAAAAAGTGGCTGCCCAAAATGGCCACCGGCGAAATGCGCGGCGGCCTGGCGCTCTCGGAGGCCCACGGCGGCTCCGACGTGGCGGGGATGCTGACCACTGCGAAGAAGGACGGCGACGTTTATCGGATCAATGGCTCGAAGATGTGGATTACCAACTCCGATGGAAATTCCTTCTTCCTGCTGGCCAAGACCGACACCACCTGCAGTCCGCCGCACGGCGGAATCTCGGGCTTCATCATGGAGACCGGCGCCGAGGGCTTCAAAGTCTCGCGCGACATCCCCAAGCTCGGGCTCAAGGGCATTCCCACCTCGGAGCTCTCGTTCGAGGACTTCCCCGTACCGGCCGAGAATCTGCTGGGCGGAAAGGAAGGGCAGGGCTTCGTGCAGGTGATGCGCGGACTGGAACTCGGCCGCATCAACGTGGCGGCGCGCTCGGTGGGCGTGCTGCGCGCCGAGTTCGAAGCCTCCATCAAATACGCGCAGGAGCGCGAGACTTTCGGCAAACCCATCTGGCAGCATCAGCTCGTGGGAGCCAAGCTCGCCGACATGGCCGCCGATCTAGAAGCCTCGCGCCTGCTGGTGCTGAGTGCTGCCATCAAGAAGGAGAAGGGCGAGCGCTGCGACCTCGAGGCCAGCATGGCCAAGCTCTTTGCCTCGCGGGCCTGCGCCCAGCACGCGCTGGAGGCCATGCACATCCACGGCGGCTACGGTTACACCAAGGAATTCCCGGTCGAGCGCTTCTACCGGGACGCCCCGCTCATGACCATCGGCGAGGGCTCCAATGACATCCTCAAAACGGTGATTGCGAAGAATCTGATCAAACGATTCGCCATCTGAGGGACCCATTTCGGACCCAGAGGCATCTTAACATCCATCAAGGGGACAAAGGCCCGCTTTGTGGTAGAGTGGGGCCACCCGAAAACAGGCACCGGCCAGGGCCGCCAATGCGCGGCAGACCCGGCAAGACACTCAGGGGTGAGAGGTATACCGATGGCGGATACGGCAAAGATTTCCAACCAGGTCGGCGCGCTGCGCAAGACCTTTTCCACGGGCAAGACCCGTTCGATCGCCTGGCGCCAGGAACAACTGCGCGCC
This is a stretch of genomic DNA from Chrysiogenia bacterium. It encodes these proteins:
- a CDS encoding acyl-CoA desaturase, encoding MDGKVTFVAPDGDQFRKVLFQRVDAYFEENNLSKHANAFMILKTIVFFTTFYGSWALIMFAQPPVAIMWLLWAVTGFSVAMIGFNVAHDASHGGFTGNKRLNRLLAHSFSLVGVHAYNWNITHNIIHHTYTNIPYADGDLHPAPFLRFFDIQENKKWYHRYQHIYAPFLYSLVSLVWVFAKDYQHISRPVHVRYKKPKVPVAEYFILAGVKLLHYGMFLVFPIVWLPNPWWHIVVGFLIMHLVAGFILAIVFAVAHTVEDVEVIEADADGKVHDSWAGVQLRTSANFSMGSRFFDWTVGGLNYQIEHHLFPKICHVHYKRIAPIVEETAKEFGYPYHVFGTFSEGVKAHFRYLRHYGAVEMANEPITA
- a CDS encoding acyl-CoA dehydrogenase family protein, whose product is MDLELSEEQRQTVETIRRFLEKEIKPHVERWDHQNEYPTEARDAFKEMGLYGAIIPTEYGGLGWDTVTYALVITELAACWMTLSSMINTQMIMAHSVLDAGTEEQKKKWLPKMATGEMRGGLALSEAHGGSDVAGMLTTAKKDGDVYRINGSKMWITNSDGNSFFLLAKTDTTCSPPHGGISGFIMETGAEGFKVSRDIPKLGLKGIPTSELSFEDFPVPAENLLGGKEGQGFVQVMRGLELGRINVAARSVGVLRAEFEASIKYAQERETFGKPIWQHQLVGAKLADMAADLEASRLLVLSAAIKKEKGERCDLEASMAKLFASRACAQHALEAMHIHGGYGYTKEFPVERFYRDAPLMTIGEGSNDILKTVIAKNLIKRFAI